A portion of the Osmia lignaria lignaria isolate PbOS001 chromosome 15, iyOsmLign1, whole genome shotgun sequence genome contains these proteins:
- the LOC117600531 gene encoding uncharacterized protein LOC117600531 isoform X10 produces MGAGDMNREIPSSTLATLRGILVSSLSRENLGPHDLPIPENGRHRPFRKVHFHEGEYLTVEKSYPRWSGNRAGAASEETNQRSSSAHNRHSLTKEQTMHWFAQIGGDDASPDSSDVKRRQSIYDEDSLDGDHPTENEGRESAGSAKDVDRAKLVRERQNEERQRKLEELRQQALAAQRFREQREEERRRRIDELRSRDNDRRNQVEERKRLICEAERERREAILRKNQEREARIEKRKKNDRSHIVFAFGSSTPRMLEPADTGGSTFWGTRRATSTTNVMMFSAAQPLTRRSSERELDGSKKRATSAGGLDRKPGEDMRMSSSMYEVFNWNSSPDPPLTPAKHKRASLSLPPTTDIFAIDDKSDSDTRRPMIQRAASGEESDGTPGTPGSVYLRVNRRRTDLMPTIPSPRDGPPTSGRSSSAKAFTRSPGRTYSMSRLDQLAQPRKRPTELSTLTEQQSQPLSASSMSRSMSHLAASGAKSLKRSDNSRSMGTLPGAVPMPRPTRAERLRRKAREHQNQQQQGIRSGEVTPNSPSRPHSSMSQQSASSVGSSNVNLRPRTAAPRRPRPASIAGTGVSITERHNLLSDTKLTKDSKPPLPKVHSTPKKPSTPKATEVRRPTEKLVKNAKASPRITPKATPLQSPGAENVPLIRECAGEIIKNEGKKDVKLEDKQEEKKDQGTEKTQQEISEHGREEMKKQVIIEQPVSKQAKDETNLNQDSQETPKVTKKEDTKNEKKEAETKSESNTEEQVDMSASMIAKIRITTEEEAKAAIAERRRLAREQAEREAELERQRQEEEARLEAERLRAEEEEQRRLEEETLRLANEAREAEEQRLRLAIEEAKRREEEDRRRREEEARQKQEKEEADRKAREEEERQRIEMAERLKREEEERIARRKRVEAIMIRTRGKNQSNTPTKGEGGDGDKLKEDSPNDENKTAPGSKGEDVMTASLISEATQQFISGEQRAHHTENNTTTDIVHNGTHSNGINENKIVLDNNQGNVEELNGHHTNHGNGINSQSITLDNATVKQNNVTNNLLDLTEFDSLSNSSSGPILQLTSNMENEDTLNSNLNPAAIPFTPMANTYMPTAANANVNPFQDSFINNKPQDNSQVPDLLS; encoded by the exons CTGGAGCCGCTTCTGAGGAAACTAACCAAAGGTCCAGTTCTGCACACAATCGCCACTCTCTCACGAAGG AGCAAACGATGCATTGGTTCGCCCAAATCGGAGGTGACGACGCCTCTCCCGATTCGTCAG ATGTGAAGCGCCGCCAAAGTATCTACGACGAGGACTCCCTCGACGGCGACCATCCTACCGAGAATGAAG GACGCGAGTCGGCGGGAAGCGCGAAAGACGTGGACAGGGCGAAGCTCGTCCGTGAGAGACAGAACGAGGAACGACAACGGAAATTGGAGGAGTTGAGACAGCAAGCCTTAGCCGCGCAACGCTTCCGGGAGCAACGGGAAGAGGAACGCAGACGTCGCATCGACGAGCTCAGATCGCGTGACAACGACAG ACGAAACCAAGTGGAAGAAAGGAAACGGTTGATATGCGAGGCCGAAAGAGAAAGACGAGAGGCTATCCTGCGAAAGAACCAGGAGAGAGAGGCGCGTatagagaagaggaagaagaacgacaGGTCGCACATCGTGTTCGCGTTCGGAAGTTCTACCCCGAGGATGTTAGAGCCAGCTGATACAGGTGGTTCCACTTTTTGGGGAACGCGTAGAGCAACGTCCACCACTAACGTGATGATGTTCTCAGCTGCTCAGCCGTTAACCAGGAGGTCCTCCGAAAGAGAGCTCGATGGAAGCAAGAAACGAGCCACTTCCGCCGGTGGGCTTGACCGGAAACCTGGCGAAG ATATGCGAATGTCCTCGTCCATGTACGAGGTGTTCAATTGGAATTCTAGCCCTGATCCTCCCTTAACCCCTGCCAAACATAAGAGAGCCAGCCTCTCTCTGCCTCCTACAACTGACATCTTTGCCATCGATGATAAGTCTGATAGCGACACTAGGCGTCCGATGATTCAGCGGGCTGCCAGTG GTGAAGAGAGCGACGGAACGCCGGGAACACCTGGCTCGGTTTATCTACGAGTGAACAGGAGACGCACCGATCTGATGCCAACGATACCGTCGCCACGCGATGGACCACCGACTTCCGGTCGCAGTTCGAGCGCAAAGGCCTTCACGCGTTCGCCAGGTAGGACTTACTCCATGTCCAGGCTGGACCAACTGGCGCAGCCTAGGAAACGTCCGACAGAACTTAGCACACTGACGGAACAGCAAAGCCAGCCTCTGAGCGCTTCTAGCATGAGTCGCAGCATGTCTCATTTAGCTGCGTCCGGGGCCAAGAGCCTCAAACGCTCAGATAACTCTCGTAGCATGGGTACATTGCCGGGGGCGGTTCCAATGCCGAGACCAACCAGGGCCGAGAGACTACGTCGCAAAGCCCGCGAGCATCAGAACCAACAGCAGCAAG GCATCCGCAGCGGGGAGGTGACACCGAACAGCCCATCTCGGCCTCACAGCTCCATGAGTCAGCAAAGCGCCAGCAGTGTGGGCAGCAGTAACGTCAATCTGCGTCCTCGCACAGCTGCCCCGCGTCGACCGCGACCTGCTTCTATTGCCGGTACCGGTGTTTCGATCACAGAACGACACA ATTTGTTGAGCGACACAAAGTTGACGAAGGATTCGAAGCCGCCACTGCCAAAGGTCCACAGCACTCCAAAGAAACCTTCTACACCAAAAGCGACAGAGGTGAGGAGACCGACGGAGAAGTTAGTGAAGAACGCAAAGGCGTCCCCGCGGATAACGCCGAAAGCGACCCCGTTACAGAGCCCGGGCGCCGAGAATGTTCCTCTTATTCGCGAATGCGCCGGCGAGATAATCAAGAACGAAGGCAAAAAGGATGTCAAGTTGGAGGACaagcaagaagaaaagaaagatcaAGGCACCGAGAAGACGCAA CAGGAAATAAGCGAACACGGTAGGGAAGAAATGAAGAAGCAAGTCATTATCGAGCAGCCAGTTTCCAAACAGGCAAAGGACGAGACTAACTTGAATCAGGATAGCCAAGAAACACCTAAAGTCACTAAGAAAGAGGATACGAAGAACGAGAAGAAAGAAGCGGAAACAAAATCAGAAAGTAACACGGAAGAACAAGTCGACATGTCAG CTTCGATGATCGCGAAGATCCGAATTACCACGGAAGAAGAAGCTAAAGCAGCCATAGCGGAACGCAGAAGACTGGCTAGAGAACAGGCTGAAAGGGAAGCGGAACTCGAACGCCAACGACAG GAAGAAGAGGCGCGTTTAGAGGCCGAGAGATTGCgtgccgaagaagaagaacagcgaCGTTTGGAAGAAGAAACGCTGCGTTTGGCCAACGAGGCACGAGAAGCTGAAGAACAGAGACTGAGATTGGCGATCGAAGAAGCGAAACGTCGCGAAGAAGAGGATaggagaagaagagaggaagagGCTCGTCAGaaacaagagaaagaagaggctgatCGAAAggcaagagaagaagaagaaag ACAGCGGATCGAAATGGCAGAGCGGCTTAAGAGGGAAGAAGAAGAGCGAATCGCTAGACGTAAACGCGTCGAGGCAATAATGATTAGAACTCGAGGGAAGAATCAGAGCAATACACCTACCAag GGAGAAGGTGGTGATGGCGATAAACTGAAAGAAGACAGTCCtaacgatgaaaataaaacgGCACCGGGTAGCAAAGGTGAAGATGTTATGACGGCCAGTCTGATATCCGAGGCGACCCAGCAATTTATTAGCGGTGAACAACGGGCTCATCATACTGAGAACAATACTACTACGGACATTGTGCATAATGGCACACATAGTAACGgcattaatgaaaataaaattgtattggaTAATAATCAGGGTAATGTGGAAGAACTGAACGGTCATCATACGAATCACGGAAACGGTATCAACAGTCAATCGATTACACTGGACAATGCCACCGT CAAACAAAACAACGTGACCAACAACCTGTTAGACCTAACGGAATTCGACTCTCTCAGTAATAGCAGTAGTGGTCCAATACTTCAACTGACATCAAATATGGAGAACGAAGACACTCTCAACTCGAACCTAAATCCAGCAGCAATACCTTTCACCCCAATGGCGAACACGTACATGCCTACTGCTGCTAATGCCAATGTAAATCCGTTCCAGGATTCTTTTATCAACAACAAACCACAAGATAATAGTCAAGTACCAG ATCTTTTATCATAA
- the LOC117600531 gene encoding uncharacterized protein LOC117600531 isoform X24, producing MMVVAMLPDYRQPDLAGAASEETNQRSSSAHNRHSLTKEQTMHWFAQIGGDDASPDSSDVKRRQSIYDEDSLDGDHPTENEGRESAGSAKDVDRAKLVRERQNEERQRKLEELRQQALAAQRFREQREEERRRRIDELRSRDNDRRNQVEERKRLICEAERERREAILRKNQEREARIEKRKKNDRSHIVFAFGSSTPRMLEPADTGGSTFWGTRRATSTTNVMMFSAAQPLTRRSSERELDGSKKRATSAGGLDRKPGEDMRMSSSMYEVFNWNSSPDPPLTPAKHKRASLSLPPTTDIFAIDDKSDSDTRRPMIQRAASGEESDGTPGTPGSVYLRVNRRRTDLMPTIPSPRDGPPTSGRSSSAKAFTRSPGRTYSMSRLDQLAQPRKRPTELSTLTEQQSQPLSASSMSRSMSHLAASGAKSLKRSDNSRSMGTLPGAVPMPRPTRAERLRRKAREHQNQQQQGIRSGEVTPNSPSRPHSSMSQQSASSVGSSNVNLRPRTAAPRRPRPASIAGTGVSITERHNLLSDTKLTKDSKPPLPKVHSTPKKPSTPKATEVRRPTEKLVKNAKASPRITPKATPLQSPGAENVPLIRECAGEIIKNEGKKDVKLEDKQEEKKDQGTEKTQQEISEHGREEMKKQVIIEQPVSKQAKDETNLNQDSQETPKVTKKEDTKNEKKEAETKSESNTEEQVDMSASMIAKIRITTEEEAKAAIAERRRLAREQAEREAELERQRQEEEARLEAERLRAEEEEQRRLEEETLRLANEAREAEEQRLRLAIEEAKRREEEDRRRREEEARQKQEKEEADRKAREEEERQRIEMAERLKREEEERIARRKRVEAIMIRTRGKNQSNTPTKGEGGDGDKLKEDSPNDENKTAPGSKGEDVMTASLISEATQQFISGEQRAHHTENNTTTDIVHNGTHSNGINENKIVLDNNQGNVEELNGHHTNHGNGINSQSITLDNATVKQNNVTNNLLDLTEFDSLSNSSSGPILQLTSNMENEDTLNSNLNPAAIPFTPMANTYMPTAANANVNPFQDSFINNKPQDNSQVPDLLS from the exons CTGGAGCCGCTTCTGAGGAAACTAACCAAAGGTCCAGTTCTGCACACAATCGCCACTCTCTCACGAAGG AGCAAACGATGCATTGGTTCGCCCAAATCGGAGGTGACGACGCCTCTCCCGATTCGTCAG ATGTGAAGCGCCGCCAAAGTATCTACGACGAGGACTCCCTCGACGGCGACCATCCTACCGAGAATGAAG GACGCGAGTCGGCGGGAAGCGCGAAAGACGTGGACAGGGCGAAGCTCGTCCGTGAGAGACAGAACGAGGAACGACAACGGAAATTGGAGGAGTTGAGACAGCAAGCCTTAGCCGCGCAACGCTTCCGGGAGCAACGGGAAGAGGAACGCAGACGTCGCATCGACGAGCTCAGATCGCGTGACAACGACAG ACGAAACCAAGTGGAAGAAAGGAAACGGTTGATATGCGAGGCCGAAAGAGAAAGACGAGAGGCTATCCTGCGAAAGAACCAGGAGAGAGAGGCGCGTatagagaagaggaagaagaacgacaGGTCGCACATCGTGTTCGCGTTCGGAAGTTCTACCCCGAGGATGTTAGAGCCAGCTGATACAGGTGGTTCCACTTTTTGGGGAACGCGTAGAGCAACGTCCACCACTAACGTGATGATGTTCTCAGCTGCTCAGCCGTTAACCAGGAGGTCCTCCGAAAGAGAGCTCGATGGAAGCAAGAAACGAGCCACTTCCGCCGGTGGGCTTGACCGGAAACCTGGCGAAG ATATGCGAATGTCCTCGTCCATGTACGAGGTGTTCAATTGGAATTCTAGCCCTGATCCTCCCTTAACCCCTGCCAAACATAAGAGAGCCAGCCTCTCTCTGCCTCCTACAACTGACATCTTTGCCATCGATGATAAGTCTGATAGCGACACTAGGCGTCCGATGATTCAGCGGGCTGCCAGTG GTGAAGAGAGCGACGGAACGCCGGGAACACCTGGCTCGGTTTATCTACGAGTGAACAGGAGACGCACCGATCTGATGCCAACGATACCGTCGCCACGCGATGGACCACCGACTTCCGGTCGCAGTTCGAGCGCAAAGGCCTTCACGCGTTCGCCAGGTAGGACTTACTCCATGTCCAGGCTGGACCAACTGGCGCAGCCTAGGAAACGTCCGACAGAACTTAGCACACTGACGGAACAGCAAAGCCAGCCTCTGAGCGCTTCTAGCATGAGTCGCAGCATGTCTCATTTAGCTGCGTCCGGGGCCAAGAGCCTCAAACGCTCAGATAACTCTCGTAGCATGGGTACATTGCCGGGGGCGGTTCCAATGCCGAGACCAACCAGGGCCGAGAGACTACGTCGCAAAGCCCGCGAGCATCAGAACCAACAGCAGCAAG GCATCCGCAGCGGGGAGGTGACACCGAACAGCCCATCTCGGCCTCACAGCTCCATGAGTCAGCAAAGCGCCAGCAGTGTGGGCAGCAGTAACGTCAATCTGCGTCCTCGCACAGCTGCCCCGCGTCGACCGCGACCTGCTTCTATTGCCGGTACCGGTGTTTCGATCACAGAACGACACA ATTTGTTGAGCGACACAAAGTTGACGAAGGATTCGAAGCCGCCACTGCCAAAGGTCCACAGCACTCCAAAGAAACCTTCTACACCAAAAGCGACAGAGGTGAGGAGACCGACGGAGAAGTTAGTGAAGAACGCAAAGGCGTCCCCGCGGATAACGCCGAAAGCGACCCCGTTACAGAGCCCGGGCGCCGAGAATGTTCCTCTTATTCGCGAATGCGCCGGCGAGATAATCAAGAACGAAGGCAAAAAGGATGTCAAGTTGGAGGACaagcaagaagaaaagaaagatcaAGGCACCGAGAAGACGCAA CAGGAAATAAGCGAACACGGTAGGGAAGAAATGAAGAAGCAAGTCATTATCGAGCAGCCAGTTTCCAAACAGGCAAAGGACGAGACTAACTTGAATCAGGATAGCCAAGAAACACCTAAAGTCACTAAGAAAGAGGATACGAAGAACGAGAAGAAAGAAGCGGAAACAAAATCAGAAAGTAACACGGAAGAACAAGTCGACATGTCAG CTTCGATGATCGCGAAGATCCGAATTACCACGGAAGAAGAAGCTAAAGCAGCCATAGCGGAACGCAGAAGACTGGCTAGAGAACAGGCTGAAAGGGAAGCGGAACTCGAACGCCAACGACAG GAAGAAGAGGCGCGTTTAGAGGCCGAGAGATTGCgtgccgaagaagaagaacagcgaCGTTTGGAAGAAGAAACGCTGCGTTTGGCCAACGAGGCACGAGAAGCTGAAGAACAGAGACTGAGATTGGCGATCGAAGAAGCGAAACGTCGCGAAGAAGAGGATaggagaagaagagaggaagagGCTCGTCAGaaacaagagaaagaagaggctgatCGAAAggcaagagaagaagaagaaag ACAGCGGATCGAAATGGCAGAGCGGCTTAAGAGGGAAGAAGAAGAGCGAATCGCTAGACGTAAACGCGTCGAGGCAATAATGATTAGAACTCGAGGGAAGAATCAGAGCAATACACCTACCAag GGAGAAGGTGGTGATGGCGATAAACTGAAAGAAGACAGTCCtaacgatgaaaataaaacgGCACCGGGTAGCAAAGGTGAAGATGTTATGACGGCCAGTCTGATATCCGAGGCGACCCAGCAATTTATTAGCGGTGAACAACGGGCTCATCATACTGAGAACAATACTACTACGGACATTGTGCATAATGGCACACATAGTAACGgcattaatgaaaataaaattgtattggaTAATAATCAGGGTAATGTGGAAGAACTGAACGGTCATCATACGAATCACGGAAACGGTATCAACAGTCAATCGATTACACTGGACAATGCCACCGT CAAACAAAACAACGTGACCAACAACCTGTTAGACCTAACGGAATTCGACTCTCTCAGTAATAGCAGTAGTGGTCCAATACTTCAACTGACATCAAATATGGAGAACGAAGACACTCTCAACTCGAACCTAAATCCAGCAGCAATACCTTTCACCCCAATGGCGAACACGTACATGCCTACTGCTGCTAATGCCAATGTAAATCCGTTCCAGGATTCTTTTATCAACAACAAACCACAAGATAATAGTCAAGTACCAG ATCTTTTATCATAA
- the LOC117600531 gene encoding uncharacterized protein LOC117600531 isoform X14, with amino-acid sequence MGAGDMNREIPSSTLATLRGILVSSLSRENLGPHDLPIPENGRHRPFRKVHFHEGEYLTVEKSYPRWSGNRAGAASEETNQRSSSAHNRHSLTKDVKRRQSIYDEDSLDGDHPTENEGRESAGSAKDVDRAKLVRERQNEERQRKLEELRQQALAAQRFREQREEERRRRIDELRSRDNDRRNQVEERKRLICEAERERREAILRKNQEREARIEKRKKNDRSHIVFAFGSSTPRMLEPADTGGSTFWGTRRATSTTNVMMFSAAQPLTRRSSERELDGSKKRATSAGGLDRKPGEDMRMSSSMYEVFNWNSSPDPPLTPAKHKRASLSLPPTTDIFAIDDKSDSDTRRPMIQRAASGEESDGTPGTPGSVYLRVNRRRTDLMPTIPSPRDGPPTSGRSSSAKAFTRSPGRTYSMSRLDQLAQPRKRPTELSTLTEQQSQPLSASSMSRSMSHLAASGAKSLKRSDNSRSMGTLPGAVPMPRPTRAERLRRKAREHQNQQQQGIRSGEVTPNSPSRPHSSMSQQSASSVGSSNVNLRPRTAAPRRPRPASIAGTGVSITERHNLLSDTKLTKDSKPPLPKVHSTPKKPSTPKATEVRRPTEKLVKNAKASPRITPKATPLQSPGAENVPLIRECAGEIIKNEGKKDVKLEDKQEEKKDQGTEKTQQEISEHGREEMKKQVIIEQPVSKQAKDETNLNQDSQETPKVTKKEDTKNEKKEAETKSESNTEEQVDMSASMIAKIRITTEEEAKAAIAERRRLAREQAEREAELERQRQEEEARLEAERLRAEEEEQRRLEEETLRLANEAREAEEQRLRLAIEEAKRREEEDRRRREEEARQKQEKEEADRKAREEEERQRIEMAERLKREEEERIARRKRVEAIMIRTRGKNQSNTPTKGEGGDGDKLKEDSPNDENKTAPGSKGEDVMTASLISEATQQFISGEQRAHHTENNTTTDIVHNGTHSNGINENKIVLDNNQGNVEELNGHHTNHGNGINSQSITLDNATVKQNNVTNNLLDLTEFDSLSNSSSGPILQLTSNMENEDTLNSNLNPAAIPFTPMANTYMPTAANANVNPFQDSFINNKPQDNSQVPDLLS; translated from the exons CTGGAGCCGCTTCTGAGGAAACTAACCAAAGGTCCAGTTCTGCACACAATCGCCACTCTCTCACGAAGG ATGTGAAGCGCCGCCAAAGTATCTACGACGAGGACTCCCTCGACGGCGACCATCCTACCGAGAATGAAG GACGCGAGTCGGCGGGAAGCGCGAAAGACGTGGACAGGGCGAAGCTCGTCCGTGAGAGACAGAACGAGGAACGACAACGGAAATTGGAGGAGTTGAGACAGCAAGCCTTAGCCGCGCAACGCTTCCGGGAGCAACGGGAAGAGGAACGCAGACGTCGCATCGACGAGCTCAGATCGCGTGACAACGACAG ACGAAACCAAGTGGAAGAAAGGAAACGGTTGATATGCGAGGCCGAAAGAGAAAGACGAGAGGCTATCCTGCGAAAGAACCAGGAGAGAGAGGCGCGTatagagaagaggaagaagaacgacaGGTCGCACATCGTGTTCGCGTTCGGAAGTTCTACCCCGAGGATGTTAGAGCCAGCTGATACAGGTGGTTCCACTTTTTGGGGAACGCGTAGAGCAACGTCCACCACTAACGTGATGATGTTCTCAGCTGCTCAGCCGTTAACCAGGAGGTCCTCCGAAAGAGAGCTCGATGGAAGCAAGAAACGAGCCACTTCCGCCGGTGGGCTTGACCGGAAACCTGGCGAAG ATATGCGAATGTCCTCGTCCATGTACGAGGTGTTCAATTGGAATTCTAGCCCTGATCCTCCCTTAACCCCTGCCAAACATAAGAGAGCCAGCCTCTCTCTGCCTCCTACAACTGACATCTTTGCCATCGATGATAAGTCTGATAGCGACACTAGGCGTCCGATGATTCAGCGGGCTGCCAGTG GTGAAGAGAGCGACGGAACGCCGGGAACACCTGGCTCGGTTTATCTACGAGTGAACAGGAGACGCACCGATCTGATGCCAACGATACCGTCGCCACGCGATGGACCACCGACTTCCGGTCGCAGTTCGAGCGCAAAGGCCTTCACGCGTTCGCCAGGTAGGACTTACTCCATGTCCAGGCTGGACCAACTGGCGCAGCCTAGGAAACGTCCGACAGAACTTAGCACACTGACGGAACAGCAAAGCCAGCCTCTGAGCGCTTCTAGCATGAGTCGCAGCATGTCTCATTTAGCTGCGTCCGGGGCCAAGAGCCTCAAACGCTCAGATAACTCTCGTAGCATGGGTACATTGCCGGGGGCGGTTCCAATGCCGAGACCAACCAGGGCCGAGAGACTACGTCGCAAAGCCCGCGAGCATCAGAACCAACAGCAGCAAG GCATCCGCAGCGGGGAGGTGACACCGAACAGCCCATCTCGGCCTCACAGCTCCATGAGTCAGCAAAGCGCCAGCAGTGTGGGCAGCAGTAACGTCAATCTGCGTCCTCGCACAGCTGCCCCGCGTCGACCGCGACCTGCTTCTATTGCCGGTACCGGTGTTTCGATCACAGAACGACACA ATTTGTTGAGCGACACAAAGTTGACGAAGGATTCGAAGCCGCCACTGCCAAAGGTCCACAGCACTCCAAAGAAACCTTCTACACCAAAAGCGACAGAGGTGAGGAGACCGACGGAGAAGTTAGTGAAGAACGCAAAGGCGTCCCCGCGGATAACGCCGAAAGCGACCCCGTTACAGAGCCCGGGCGCCGAGAATGTTCCTCTTATTCGCGAATGCGCCGGCGAGATAATCAAGAACGAAGGCAAAAAGGATGTCAAGTTGGAGGACaagcaagaagaaaagaaagatcaAGGCACCGAGAAGACGCAA CAGGAAATAAGCGAACACGGTAGGGAAGAAATGAAGAAGCAAGTCATTATCGAGCAGCCAGTTTCCAAACAGGCAAAGGACGAGACTAACTTGAATCAGGATAGCCAAGAAACACCTAAAGTCACTAAGAAAGAGGATACGAAGAACGAGAAGAAAGAAGCGGAAACAAAATCAGAAAGTAACACGGAAGAACAAGTCGACATGTCAG CTTCGATGATCGCGAAGATCCGAATTACCACGGAAGAAGAAGCTAAAGCAGCCATAGCGGAACGCAGAAGACTGGCTAGAGAACAGGCTGAAAGGGAAGCGGAACTCGAACGCCAACGACAG GAAGAAGAGGCGCGTTTAGAGGCCGAGAGATTGCgtgccgaagaagaagaacagcgaCGTTTGGAAGAAGAAACGCTGCGTTTGGCCAACGAGGCACGAGAAGCTGAAGAACAGAGACTGAGATTGGCGATCGAAGAAGCGAAACGTCGCGAAGAAGAGGATaggagaagaagagaggaagagGCTCGTCAGaaacaagagaaagaagaggctgatCGAAAggcaagagaagaagaagaaag ACAGCGGATCGAAATGGCAGAGCGGCTTAAGAGGGAAGAAGAAGAGCGAATCGCTAGACGTAAACGCGTCGAGGCAATAATGATTAGAACTCGAGGGAAGAATCAGAGCAATACACCTACCAag GGAGAAGGTGGTGATGGCGATAAACTGAAAGAAGACAGTCCtaacgatgaaaataaaacgGCACCGGGTAGCAAAGGTGAAGATGTTATGACGGCCAGTCTGATATCCGAGGCGACCCAGCAATTTATTAGCGGTGAACAACGGGCTCATCATACTGAGAACAATACTACTACGGACATTGTGCATAATGGCACACATAGTAACGgcattaatgaaaataaaattgtattggaTAATAATCAGGGTAATGTGGAAGAACTGAACGGTCATCATACGAATCACGGAAACGGTATCAACAGTCAATCGATTACACTGGACAATGCCACCGT CAAACAAAACAACGTGACCAACAACCTGTTAGACCTAACGGAATTCGACTCTCTCAGTAATAGCAGTAGTGGTCCAATACTTCAACTGACATCAAATATGGAGAACGAAGACACTCTCAACTCGAACCTAAATCCAGCAGCAATACCTTTCACCCCAATGGCGAACACGTACATGCCTACTGCTGCTAATGCCAATGTAAATCCGTTCCAGGATTCTTTTATCAACAACAAACCACAAGATAATAGTCAAGTACCAG ATCTTTTATCATAA